The genomic DNA CTGGAAATGCTGAGAAACTGGGTGTTCTTGTTAGATGCCTGCATTCTGTAAGAGCAAGAACTTTTAGCTTCGCGGCTACCTGAAGGAACGAAAATGATTTAAAAGACggggaagaaagagagataatATTCTCATCAGATGATTATTCAGCTTGAATCGCATGACCGAAATAGAATTGGGCAAAAGACAACTGTTGATACCTTCATCAAGCTCCAGCCGGCCCAATCCTCACTGACCATGCTCCTCGATATATCGAGGACAATTAGGTTCTTCAGATTTAGATTGGTCGGCAGCTTAGGACTGAAGTTGCAAAAGTGCCAACTCAGCCACCGCAGGTTCGGGAGAATGCCCTCAAAATTTCCACTGAGGCTAGCTCTATCTAACAGAAGGATCCTCAAGTTCGGAAGATTCTTAAACCGATCATCCTTAAAGCAGAAATCTTCCGAGCGGAACTGATATCCTTCTAGACTGATGGCTTCAACTTTTGTCATCTCCTGCTCCATGAAAGGAAACGAAATTAATAGTGCTATGCTAGACAAACCTGTATTCTTGTACCAAAGACAATGCTGCTATGACAAAGCATCAACTTCGATAAATGGGTGGAAGCACAGACACACACGGACACGCATACACATATCCGAGGAAAAATATTAGCAAAGCAGATCTGATGTTCACGAGCTTTCATTACCTCCTGTGGCTGGCTCTCTAATAGATACGGCACCGCTTCACTGCACAACAATCTACTCTGCAACCATGGCTCTTTATAGTTTTCTTCTATTACAATGAGCCTACCAAGGTCTCTGAGTAGGTCGTGCATCCATAACTTATTATCTGTTATTCTAATCAATGACTTAAAGAGAAGGATATCAATTCCAACTTTTGGGGAAAACTCAGAATCATCCCACATGGGGATTGCAATTCTAGCATCTGTGCTGACGAAGAAACATGAGCTGTGGGTGATGAAGCTAAGGGCAGTGAGCTGTGTGTTTTTGCTGTCAGGTGAGGGAGCCGGGTTTAGCTGAGAGTTCTGAGGGGAATCCACTGAGCTGTGTGAGCTTcgggagagaaagagagggagtACAGCTGAGGGAAAGTTCGCCCTGGGCCTTCTGAACTGAGGGAAACGTGAGGGAAAGAGGGAgtctgagagagagaggtcaAGAATCGATGGGTGTTGCAGCCGGaaagagaagatgaagatgatgaagtATGATGGCGTGTAAGGCAGCAAGGGATGGGCAACTGAGCTGAGGGTGAGGTTGCAGGCCTGGACATTGCCGAGTTTTTTTTGCAGGGAAGAAGCTGGTGATGTTGATGGAGTAGGTGCAGGCCTAGACCAGTTCTGATGGAGCCGTGAGGTAGGGGAAGTTGCAGAGCATCAGTTGTTGCGGGCGGTCAGAGCAATTTGAGGCATGGGCATGGGCGAGCTGCCCGCTCTGGTTGCAAGCAGAGCAACCAATGGAAGCTATTGACCAACTTACCTGCAaacaagaaagaagaagaacaagaaagaagaagaaaaagaaaaaggagagaagaaaaatgaacaaaTGTCAGGGGGCCTTCGGCCAAGTGAGCCCCTGTCATctaatttaatcaatttaatttttttctttctttttttctttttttttccttttactcGTACGGACATCTTTCGGgcaaaattcaatttctctAGATTCGTCGACATCTTTAGAATTAGAATTTCGAAATTTCgaaatttgagaaataatCGACTCTAGGAGAATTACAATTCGCATCAATTGAGGCCGAATCTCGACAAAATTAATATCGAGCCCCCCGACGCGAGTTGATCGTAATTGCTTGATTACTTTCAAAATTCAATCTTTTCAACCGGATAtctgaaaaatatttcatgacCACCATTGTCTTCAAAAGAAATTCGAGGATGGATATTATGCATGAAAAGTATTTTTCAGTCCTGAGTATCAtccataattttgaaaaattgaatttaaagcGCGTAAGGCTCGAAATTCCCTTCTTTTTAATCAAGCATCAGAAAAATGATGTGGGACCACCATTGCTTTCAGAAAAATCAAGGATCAATGTtgtgcagaaaaatatttttcaatccaAGGTATcgtcccgaattttgaaaaattgaagttGACGCATGTAAGGCCTAAAATTCTTGtatttttcaatcagatgTCTAAAAAAATGATTCGGAACCACCATTGAGTTCAGAAAAATGCGTGGATCAATTTTATgtagagaaaatattttttggccTCGAATGTTGTACAAGATTTTGAAAATCGAGCTTGACGAGCGTAAAGCCCGGAAAATGTCCCGTAGagcattttttagaaaaatgcaaaattaaagttaaataaatGCCACGAGTTCAGAATGTATTGAGGAATCAGTTAGAAATACTTCTCTTCGATGGATGACAGAAATGATGATTTGCCCCTTCCGCTCTTTATCACGCTAGCATGTCGGTTTCGAATTCTCCTTGTACTGTGATCCTTCGCGTATCGCTCCCGCCACCTAGTTCACACGACTGACCCAATTGTGGATGGTAACCCGGGATTTACCAGGTTTTCCTTCCGTCAATGCCCAGGTTGCTATCAAGATTGCTGCTACTGCTCCCTGCTTGAGCTGGTGGGCCAAAACGGGATGCTGACATCCTCCAAACTTCACATAACACTAATATAAAATCTTAGGAAAGCCTCTCTTACAACATATAGTATCATCATTTAGTAAGTTGCTTTCTTTCAATTCAATCCAAGTGTATAGATAGAAACCAATGACTAGCAATACAAGGAAATCAGAAATAACGCTATCAacaccatcttcttcttcttcttcttttctttttttttttccagcacAATTAACACTTGATTCAAAAGTTTCAATTTGAATTCCACTTTTAATTTCTCCAATTTAGCAATTCAATTATACCACGCACTTCAATTCACAAAGGAAAGTacacaattaaataaaatagcgTCCCAAAACTCTAAGCTCAATAATCTGTACCCAAAACATCAATAATCTAACACGGCTTATTTTTAATGGACATCCTCGATGAAGAAGAGGTAGGCGGCAGTGCTGATTGTCGAGGAAGAAGCCGCCATTCCATTGCCCCGCTGAGATAGGAATTGAAGGAAGTGAGGTTCTGATTCCACTGCAGATCCGTTTCCAAGTGATGAGGATGAGATGGAATTGAGGACGATTTCCATGGAGATCACCAGGGGAGAGAGCAGAGACGAGCAAAGAGGGGTTGCAGATGAGAgtggaggggagagagagagtggatgtggcaattttaaaaatatattaaatggAGCAAAGTCTAAGCACCCTATCTAATGAGTCTGGAATTTGAGCAAGCAATCCGCAGTCAGTTGGCGCCGAGGGCCTCCAGATTCCCCAGCTTGTCTGTACCTCTCAGTATAGGTAATTCCTGTATAGAGGTTCCATCAACCAGAAGCTCAGTCAGTGCGTCCATTGAACCCAACTGAGGCAAATGTTCGAGTTTCGTGCAGTCCCTTATGTCTATGGAGACTAGAGCGCTAAGTAGCTCTATTGATGGATCAACGGAGACCAAGTTGCGACAATTTCGAAGAATCAGTCTCTCTAAAGCTGGAAATTCTGAGAAACCGGGTGTTCTTGTTAGATGGTTGCATTCTGTAAGATCAAGAACTTTTAGCTTCACGGCTACCCGAAGGaacgaaaaaaaatttaaaagatggggaagaaagagagataatATTCTCTTCAGATGATTATTCAGCTTGAATCGCATGACCGAAACAGAACCGGGCAAAAGACAACTGTCGGTACCTTCATCAAGCTCCAGCCGGCCCAATCCTCACTGACCATGCTCCTCGATAGATCGAGGACAATTAGGTTCTTCAGATTTAGATTGGTCGGCAGCGTAGGACTGAAGTTGCAGAAGTGCCAACTCAGCCACCGCAGGTTCAGGAGAATACGCTCAAAATTTCCACTGAGATTAGCTTTATCTAACAGAAGGATCCTCAAGATCGGTAGATTCTTAAACTGATCATCCTTAAAGCAGAGATCTTCCGAGCGGAACTGATATCCTTCTAGACTGATGGCTTCAACTTTTGTCATCCTCTGCTCCAAGAAAGGAAACGAAATTAATAGTGCTATGCTAGACAAACCTGTATTCTTGTACCGAAGACAATACTGCTATGACAAAGCATCAACTTCGATAAATGGATAGAAGCACAAACACACATGGACACGCATACACATATCCGAGGCAAAAACTTAGCAAAGCAGATCTGATGTTCATGAGCTTTCATTACCTCCTGAGGCTGCCTCTCTAATAGATACATCACATCTTCACTGGGTCACAATCTACTCTGCAACCGTGGCTCTTTATAGTTTTCCTCTCTTACAATTTCCCTACCAAGGTCTCTGAGAAGGTCGTGCATCCATAACTTACCGTTATCTGTTATTCTAATCAATGACTTAAAGAGAAGGATCTCAATTCCAACTTTTGGGGAAATCTCACATGCAATTCTAGCATCTGTGCCGATGAAGGAACATGCAATATTAAGAAATATCTCCTGCTGCTCCTGATCTAAGCCATTATAACTTAACCTCAACTTTTCTTGGACATTGCTAGGGGGTatcttcttcaatttctcCAGTGCTCCTTGCCATATATCCTTGCGCCCGTTTTCCAAAGATAAACTAGAACCTATTACCTCAAGAGTCAAGGGGTGACCTCCAGTTGTCCTCACAATATCCCAAGACAAGTAAACAAAATCAGGTGTCGGTAAGCCTGTTATAAATGCATGCTTGCAGAAGAGTCTAAAAGCTTGATATTCACTCAGTAGAGTGTGTTCATAGATATTCTTTATTCGAAATAGATCTAGAACTGTCTTTTCTCTGGTTGTAACTATAATCCTGCTTTCTGGACTAAACCAAGCAAGATCCCCAGCTAGAGCCTTGAGTTGATCAACTTGGTCAACATCATCCAAAAGAATGATTGCTTTCTTTCCACGGAGCCTGTTCTTGAGCTCCTGGGTTCCTTCATTCGTATTTGCAAAGTCTTCACACTTACAATTTAAGATGTCGGATAGTAGCTTGCTTTGCAAGTACTGAAGACCCTTGTGCTGTGAGGATGTTTCCCTAATGTCATTGAGGAAGCAAGAGGATTCAAATTTCTCCAACAGTTGGTTGTAGACAACTTTTGCAAGAGTTGTTTTCCCAATTCCACCCATGCCCCATATTCCAACAATTTGAACACCTTCCTTTCCAAGCTCCAGCAATGTCTTGACAGCTTCGACATGATCATCGACTCCTACCAAGATATCAGTGACACCTAGATAAGGTTTCTTCAGACAGTTAAGAACCCTTACAAGCACCTTTTTAATGAACTTTCCCTCATTCCTGAAAGGTATTATAAATTCATGAAGCATAAAATCAAGTCAGTACATTAATTCATACAGAAACTGGAAACTATAAACTATTTTTAACCGATtgaaaactgaaaaataaattagaaaaacagaaatgaaatgaaaacaaGACAAGGGTATTACCCGTTTGCCTCTTTCTTGAGTTCAAACCCTTTCAGTTTCACAACCTCTTGGAGAGCATTCCTCCACTCCTGAACAGTCTCGAAGTCGTAGTTTTTCTCGTGCTGGGTAAAGGCTTTAGCATAACTCCCTGTCTGGTACTTAACTTCATCTGGCGTGATGTCTAAGAAAATGGATATGATCACGTGCTTCGTCTCATCCTTGAGCTTCATAATCTCCGCCACCTCCCTGAGACACCACTTACTCGAAGCGTAGTTCTTTGAGAAGATATGTATGCAGATTTTTGACTGCTCGATTTCCCTCATGAGCGCAGGCCCGATCTCTTCTCCAACTCGGAGCTCTTCAATTTCCCTTAAGGTTTGGACTCCTGCAGCTATCAGGCAACGGTATAGGGAGTCAGGGAATCATTTGCGAGTGTCCATTCCCCTGGAACTCAAAAAAACTTTATGATCAACCAGAAGCTCAGTCAGTGCGGAACCCAGCTGAGGCAAATAATTGAGTTTCGTGCAGCCCCTTATGTCTAAGGAGACTAGAGCGCTAAGTCGCCCTATTGATGGATCAAAGGAGACCAAGTTGTGACAAGATCGAAGAATCAGTCTCTCTAAAGCTGGAAATGCTGGGAAACCGGGTGTTCTTGTTAGATGCCTGCATTCTGTAAGATCAAGAACTTTTAGCTTCGCGGCTACCTGCAGGAACGAAAATGATTTAAAGATggggaagaaagagagataatATTCTCATCAGATGATTATTCAGCTTGAATCGCATGCCGAAACAGAACTGGGCCAAAGACAACTGTTGATACCTTCATCAAGCTCCAGCCGGCCCAATCCTCACTGACCATGCTCCTCGATAGATTGAGGACAATTAGGTTCTTCAGATCTAAATTGGTTGGTGGCATAGGATTGGAGTTGCAGAATTGCCAATTTAGCCACCGCAAATCCGGTAGAAGACGCTTGAAATTTCCACAAAGACTTGCCTCTCCTAGCTGAAGGATCCTCAAATTTGTTAGATGCGTGAACTGATCACCCTCAATGCAGTGATCTTCCGAGCGGAACTGATATCCTTCTAGACTGATGGCCTCAACTTTTGTCATCCCCTGctccaagaaaagaaatgaaattagCTGCACTACACTAGCTAGATGATTCCATATTCTTGTGCCAAAGAAGATATTTAGCAACAACAAAGTTCTTAACTTTGATAAATGGATAAAAGTATAAACACACAGAGACacctatatacatatatcataGGCAGAAAATTTATTAAGCAGGTCTAATGCTCGTGATCCTTTAGTTACCTCCCATGGCTGTCTCTCTAATACAAGCATCGCCACTTCACTGTGCCACAATCTACTACGCAACCGTGGCTCTTTATAGTTTTCCTGTTCCACAATTTCCCTGCCAAGGTCTCTGAGTTGGTCATGCATCCATAGCTTACTGTCACCTGTGATTTTGATTAGTGACTTCAAGAGAAGGATCTCAATTCCAACTTCAGGGAAAAAATCACTATCAGCCCACATGGGTTTTACTATTCTAGCATCTGTTCCAATGAAGAAACATGCAATATCCACAAATATTTCCTGCTGCTCACGATCCAAGCCATCATAACTTATCCTCAACGTATCTCGGACCTTCATATGGGGTTTCTTCTTCAACTGCTTCAGTGTATCTTGCCATATCTCCTTGCGCCCACTGCTTGTAGATAAAGAAGAGCCTATTACCTCAAGAGCCAGAGGGAGCCTTCCAGTTGTCCTCACGATATCCCAGGACAAGCCAAATAAGTCAGGTGTCGGCGAGCCTTTTATAAATGCATGCCTGCAGAAGAGTTCAAAAGCTTGACCTTCACCCATTAGTGCGAGTTCATAAATATCACTTACATGAAATAGATCTAGAACTTTCTTTTCTCGGGTTGTAATAATGATCCTGCTTCCTAGACCAAACCAAGCAAGATCCCCAGCTAAAGCCTTGAGTTGGTCGACTCGATCGACATCATCCAAAAGAATGATCGCTTTCTTGTGACGGAGCCTGTACTTGAGTTGCTTGGTTCCTTCATCCGTATTCGCGAACTCTTCACGCTCACATTTTAAGATGTCGGAAAGTAGCTTGCTTTGCAAGTACTGAAGACCCTTGGGCTGTGAGGATGTTTCTCGAATGTCATCAAGGaagcaaaaataattaaattgacCCACCAGTTGGTTGTAGACAACTTTTGCAAGAGTTGTTTTCCCAATACCGCCCATGCCCCATATGCCAACAATTTGAACAACTGCTTCATTAACCTCCTGCAATGTCGTCTTGATAGCTTCGACATGGTGATCGATTCCAACCAAGATGTCATTGACATCCAAAGAAGCCTTCTTCAAACTGATGAGAACCCTTGCAAGCACCTTTTTAATGAATACTCCATGTTTCCTGAAAGGTGCGATTAATTCATGAACCAAAGTTAGTAGacaaattcatttaaaagCAAAAATCTCATAAACTATTTTAACCTATGAAAGCTGTAAAACTAATTAGAAAAACAAAGTGAAATGAAAACAAGACAAGGGTGTTTACCCATTTGCCTCTTTCTCGAGTTCCAACCCTTTCAGTTTCACAACCTTTTGGAGAGCATCCCTCCACTCCTGAACAGTCTTGAAGTTGTACTTTTCCTTGTGCTGGGCAAAGGCTTCACCAAAATTCCCAGTTTGGTGCTGAACTTCATCTGGCGTAATGTCTAAGAAAATGGGCAGGATCATGTGCTTCGTCTCATCCTTGTGCTTCATCATCTCCGCCACCTCCTTGAGACACCACTTACTCGAAGCATAGCCCTTTGAGAAGATGGGTATGGAGATTTTTGACTGCTTTATTGCCCTCATGAGCTCAGGCCCGATCTCTTCTCCGACACGGAGCTCTTCATCATCCCTGAAGGTTTGTACTCCTGCATCTTTCAGACGATGATATAGGTTGTCAGTGAACTCATTGCGATTGTCTGGTCCCCTGAAGCTCAAAAACACTTCATACTCATGTCCAGCTTCAGCATTGACCTGAAAAGTGTGTGATGAATTAGATATTCCACGCCTCATGGGGATAATCGTGATATGTGATTACTAATCACCATGCATTAATTCATTGACTGGTCGTTCCGATGCGTACGAT from Punica granatum isolate Tunisia-2019 chromosome 2, ASM765513v2, whole genome shotgun sequence includes the following:
- the LOC116196658 gene encoding TMV resistance protein N-like, with the protein product MEMATTKLDRLYPQVNAEAGHEYEVFLSFRGPDNRNEFTDNLYHRLKDAGVQTFRDDEELRVGEEIGPELMRAIKQSKISIPIFSKGYASSKWCLKEVAEMMKHKDETKHMILPIFLDITPDEVQHQTGNFGEAFAQHKEKYNFKTVQEWRDALQKVVKLKGLELEKEANGKHGVFIKKVLARVLISLKKASLDVNDILVGIDHHVEAIKTTLQEVNEAVVQIVGIWGMGGIGKTTLAKVVYNQLVGQFNYFCFLDDIRETSSQPKGLQYLQSKLLSDILKCEREEFANTDEGTKQLKYRLRHKKAIILLDDVDRVDQLKALAGDLAWFGLGSRIIITTREKKVLDLFHVSDIYELALMGEGQAFELFCRHAFIKGSPTPDLFGLSWDIVRTTGRLPLALEVIGSSLSTSSGRKEIWQDTLKQLKKKPHMKVRDTLRISYDGLDREQQEIFVDIACFFIGTDARIVKPMWADSDFFPEVGIEILLLKSLIKITGDSKLWMHDQLRDLGREIVEQENYKEPRLRSRLWHSEVAMLVLERQPWEGMTKVEAISLEGYQFRSEDHCIEGDQFTHLTNLRILQLGEASLCGNFKRLLPDLRWLNWQFCNSNPMPPTNLDLKNLIVLNLSRSMVSEDWAGWSLMKVAAKLKVLDLTECRHLTRTPGFPAFPALERLILRSCHNLVSFDPSIGRLSALVSLDIRGCTKLNYLPQLGSALTELLVDHKVFLSSRGMDTRK
- the LOC116193856 gene encoding TMV resistance protein N-like, whose product is MREIEQSKICIHIFSKNYASSKWCLREVAEIMKLKDETKHVIISIFLDITPDEVKYQTGSYAKAFTQHEKNYDFETVQEWRNALQEVVKLKGFELKKEANGNEGKFIKKVLVRVLNCLKKPYLGVTDILVGVDDHVEAVKTLLELGKEGVQIVGIWGMGGIGKTTLAKVVYNQLLEKFESSCFLNDIRETSSQHKGLQYLQSKLLSDILNCKCEDFANTNEGTQELKNRLRGKKAIILLDDVDQVDQLKALAGDLAWFSPESRIIVTTREKTVLDLFRIKNIYEHTLLSEYQAFRLFCKHAFITGLPTPDFVYLSWDIVRTTGGHPLTLEVIGSSLSLENGRKDIWQGALEKLKKIPPSNVQEKLRLSYNGLDQEQQEIFLNIACSFIGTDARIACEISPKVGIEILLFKSLIRITDNGKLWMHDLLRDLGREIRMTKVEAISLEGYQFRSEDLCFKDDQFKNLPILRILLLDKANLSGNFERILLNLRWLSWHFCNFSPTLPTNLNLKNLIVLDLSRSMVSEDWAGWSLMKLKVLDLTECNHLTRTPGFSEFPALERLILRNCRNLVSVDPSIELLSALVSIDIRDCTKLEHLPQLGSMDALTELLVDGTSIQELPILRGTDKLGNLEALGAN